In Vigna unguiculata cultivar IT97K-499-35 chromosome 3, ASM411807v1, whole genome shotgun sequence, a single genomic region encodes these proteins:
- the LOC114177196 gene encoding deSI-like protein At4g17486 — MSEFPMNSSLEMVQNKEKKKRHMVHLNVYDLTPANNYLYLFGVGIFHSGIEVHGMEYGFGAHEYPTSGIFEVEPRNCPGFIFRRSILLGSTNMSYQEFHSFIECLSTKYHGDTYHLIAKNCNHFTDEVCQQLTGKPIPAWINRLARVGSFCNCLLPESLQVAAVRHLPEHLDISDEGSEYDDLSESDESEEEVSNRHLITSPDSRDVTIISEKPITLARDLL; from the exons ATGTCGGAGTTCCCCATGAACTCGAGCCTGGAAATGgtgcaaaataaagagaaaaagaaacgTCACATGGTGCATCTCAATGTCTATGATCTTACACCTGCCAACAATTATCTTTACCTCTTTGGAGTTGGAATTTTTCATTCGGGCATAGAAG TGCATGGTATGGAATATGGATTTGGAGCACATGAGTATCCAACAAGTGGTATATTCGAGGTTGAACCTAGGAATTGTCCTGGTTTCATCTTCAGACGTTCAATATTGTTAGGTAGCACCAACATGTCTTATCAAGAATTTCACTCTTTCATAGAATGTCTTTCTACAAAATATCATGGAGACACTTACCATTTGATTGCTAAGAATTGCAACCATTTCACGGATGAAGTTTGCCAACAACTAACCGGAAAGCCTATTCCGGCATGGATAAATCGATTGGCTCGTGTCG GTTCATTTTGTAATTGTCTTCTGCCTGAAAGCCTTCAGGTTGCTGCTGTTAGACATCTCCCTGAACATCTTGATATTTCTG ATGAAGGATCAGAATATGATGATCTTAGTGAGTcagatgagagtgaagaagagGTTTCGAATCGCCATCTGATAACTAGTCCGGATAGTAGAGATGTCACCATTATATCGGAAAAACCAATTACTCTTGCACGAGACCTCCtgtga